The Hyphomonas sediminis genome contains a region encoding:
- the hisA gene encoding 1-(5-phosphoribosyl)-5-[(5-phosphoribosylamino)methylideneamino]imidazole-4-carboxamide isomerase — MTFTLYPAIDLKDGACVRLLRGEMDAATVFNTDPGAQARAFHEMGFSHLHVVDLNGAFAGEPVNKAAVENILKSTPAPVQLGGGIRSRAQIDAWLEAGISRVILGTIALRDPQLVKDAARALPGRIVVGIDAKDGMVAVEGWAETSDMRATELAKAFEGCGVAAIVATDIGRDGLKTGVNVPFTAELANTVSIPVIASGGVKSVDDIRALKASGAPIAGSILGRALYDGDIVAREAVEAAASS, encoded by the coding sequence CTGCTGCGCGGGGAGATGGACGCGGCCACCGTGTTCAACACCGATCCCGGCGCGCAGGCCCGCGCCTTCCACGAGATGGGCTTTAGCCACCTGCACGTGGTTGACCTCAACGGCGCCTTTGCGGGCGAGCCGGTGAACAAGGCTGCCGTCGAGAACATCCTGAAATCCACCCCCGCCCCGGTCCAGCTCGGCGGCGGTATCCGCAGCCGCGCGCAGATCGACGCCTGGCTGGAAGCGGGCATCTCCCGCGTCATCCTCGGCACCATCGCCCTGCGCGATCCCCAGCTCGTGAAAGACGCCGCCCGCGCCTTGCCCGGCCGCATCGTCGTCGGCATCGACGCGAAAGATGGCATGGTTGCCGTGGAAGGCTGGGCCGAAACCAGCGACATGCGCGCCACCGAGCTTGCCAAGGCCTTCGAAGGCTGCGGCGTCGCCGCCATCGTGGCGACCGACATTGGCCGCGACGGCCTGAAGACCGGCGTCAATGTTCCGTTCACGGCAGAGCTGGCAAACACCGTCTCCATCCCCGTCATCGCCTCAGGCGGCGTCAAAAGCGTCGACGACATCCGTGCCCTGAAGGCCTCCGGCGCGCCGATCGCGGGCAGCATCCTTGGCCGCGCGCTCTACGATGGGGACATTGTGGCGCGTGAGGCGGTCGAAGCCGCCGCCTCATCCTAG